The Mucilaginibacter sp. PAMB04168 genome contains the following window.
GCCAAGCGGTACCTTAAAGACCGCCGTTTGCCCGATGCTGCTTTTGATTTAATGGACCGGACGATGGCAGCCATCAGGCTGATGAATGATACTTCAGACAGTACATTGAAAGAATTAACTGAGGATTTCAACACGTTAAAAAATAAAGAGGCGGGGCAAGCCGAAGTATCAGATTATAAATGGTTGTACACACTTCTTCAAAATAAAACAAGCGCTGTTTTGTTAGGCAAGTTGGAGGATGATGCCCAGGTAAGCAGTTTTGAAACGCCTGCTGAGTTTGAAGAGTACTTTGAGCGCAACTTACCTAAACTTCAGGCGCTGGCCCAGGAGAAAACCAGCGAGGTTGACAAACAAGATATAGCAGCCATCATATCATATAAAACCGGCATCCCATTAGGCAAAATCCAGGCGCAAGAGCAGGAAAGGCTTTTGAACATGGAAAGCTTTTTGAAAAAGAGGGTAGTAGGACAGGATCAGGCATTAAAAGCTGTAGCTGACGCTATTTTGGAATCGCGAAGTGGGCTGAACAAAAAAGGACAGCCTATAGGCTCTTTCTTTTTACTTGGCCCTACCGGAACAGGTAAAACAGAATTAGCCAAATCCATAGCCGACTTTTTATTTAATGATGAAAAGGCAATGATCCGGTTTGATATGTCGGAGTTTAAAGAAGAGCATTCTGCGGCATTATTATATGGTGCGCCGCCGGGCTACGTAGGTTATGAAGAAGGGGGCTTGCTGGTGAATAAAATAAGGCAGCAACCTTATACTGTGTTGCTGTTTGATGAGATTGAAAAAGCTCACCCATCGGTATTCGACATCTTTTTACAAATACTGGACGAAGGCCACATGCACGACCGGCTGGGCAAGGAAGGCGATTTTTCAAACGCGCTTATACTGTTCACCTCAAACATTGGCAGCGAATGGATTGCAGAAAAATTGAGTGAAGGTCACCTGCCTTCCTCCAACGAATTGATGGAAATTATGGCCCGGCATTTCAGACCCGAATTTTTAGCTCGCCTGTCTGAAATTGTGCCTTTTGCACCCATTTCCGAGCAAAATGTGGTTAGGATATTTGACATACAACTCAAAGGCCTTATCGAAGCTTTGGATAAAATGGGTATTGGCTTTTCAATCAGCGAAGAAGCCAAGAGTATGCTGGCTTTGGGTGGTTTTACACCCAAGTATGGCGCCAGGCAATTATCGGGTGTGATACGTAACCAGCTCCGGCGGCCAATATCTAAATACATCATTGCAGGCCAGGTAAAAAAGGGACAGCATATTGATGTGGCTAAAAAAGGCGATACCGATGAGCTAGATTGGGTAATAACTTAACAATAAGCCAGTAAACTCAACGATTTAAAAACATTAACTATTGAACAGAGTTTACTACTAAGACATTTAAAGGACAGTACATCTCATTTTTGCAAATATGTTTAATTACGAAATTGGTGGCAACGAGAGGAAAGTAGATACCTCCGAAGCTTTTGGCGAAATATCTCCGAATAAAACGCTGTTTATTCAAAAATTAACCGATAACGAACCGCTGCGTCCTGAAAAGGTTGAGGGTTTAAAAACGGTGGAAGAGGTTTTTGAACATTTTAAACCGAGCATTGATGTAGAGCTTGATAGATTGGACGGCTCTTCTACAACTGAAAATCTTAAGTTTAAAAACTTAGGCGATTTTGGTGTTAAACAGTTAGTACAGCAAAGCAGTTACCTACGCAAACTCAACATTGAGCGCGAGATGTACATGAGCATCATTAAACAGCTAAAAACCAACAAAACACTAAAAACAGCGCTGGATAATGAAGAATCAAGAGCCGCTTTTGTAAGCGCACTTAAAAACTTTGTAAAAGAACTGGAATAATTTTAGCTCACTCCTATACCTCA
Protein-coding sequences here:
- a CDS encoding ATP-dependent Clp protease ATP-binding subunit translates to MNIINLSESVKTAVRVAQSLAKEYHHKEFGPAHLLKGLLHQEVGLRNFLTSIDKDPAYVGDWADIRMEDYNTAINVPDEMLGNDAVKQVFDEADNIRLKLGLDSITPVCVLTALVKPNVGFDAGQLKSLPIKEKELLDLYLQDDGVKQAVTSGNYANGDPNASAGSGTSNGALLKYCIDRTDLARQGKTDPIIGRDRETRMIMEILSRRTKPNVIITGDAGVGKTALIDGLALDIIHNRVPQSLFNVSLFELDMGSLIAGASYKGEIEDRLKNILREIKQYEKAILFIDEIHTLLDNKGPVGGGVGNLLKPELARGEITVIGATTVDEYRKIIEPEQAFSRRFEVLQVNEPDIDTAIKMLERLVPHYEEHHQLKINIEAVHDCVRLAKRYLKDRRLPDAAFDLMDRTMAAIRLMNDTSDSTLKELTEDFNTLKNKEAGQAEVSDYKWLYTLLQNKTSAVLLGKLEDDAQVSSFETPAEFEEYFERNLPKLQALAQEKTSEVDKQDIAAIISYKTGIPLGKIQAQEQERLLNMESFLKKRVVGQDQALKAVADAILESRSGLNKKGQPIGSFFLLGPTGTGKTELAKSIADFLFNDEKAMIRFDMSEFKEEHSAALLYGAPPGYVGYEEGGLLVNKIRQQPYTVLLFDEIEKAHPSVFDIFLQILDEGHMHDRLGKEGDFSNALILFTSNIGSEWIAEKLSEGHLPSSNELMEIMARHFRPEFLARLSEIVPFAPISEQNVVRIFDIQLKGLIEALDKMGIGFSISEEAKSMLALGGFTPKYGARQLSGVIRNQLRRPISKYIIAGQVKKGQHIDVAKKGDTDELDWVIT
- a CDS encoding type VI secretion system contractile sheath small subunit, which translates into the protein MFNYEIGGNERKVDTSEAFGEISPNKTLFIQKLTDNEPLRPEKVEGLKTVEEVFEHFKPSIDVELDRLDGSSTTENLKFKNLGDFGVKQLVQQSSYLRKLNIEREMYMSIIKQLKTNKTLKTALDNEESRAAFVSALKNFVKELE